One stretch of Prunus persica cultivar Lovell chromosome G1, Prunus_persica_NCBIv2, whole genome shotgun sequence DNA includes these proteins:
- the LOC109946760 gene encoding uncharacterized protein LOC109946760 yields the protein MYAKFLKELRTMRRRISNKEVVRASENVSAVLQRKLPPKCKDPGSCTIPCVIGNTKFEHAMLDLGASINVMPYSIYASMNLGELKNDGVIIQLADRSNTYPKGVLEDVLVQVIFPAYFYVLEMEDLAHSTPLPILLGRPFMKIARSKIDVFKGTLTMEFDGNIIDFHIFEVIRYPIVDHSCFSIDAFDSLAQEYLESLDRDALETTIAQGIELITNGAEPNHEEIGEMVAALESLPQYVGKPPIPIPIPVSTNKLLPSVIQAPTLGLKPLPNHLKYVFLGDKETLPVIVS from the coding sequence ATGTATGCTAAATTCTTGAAAGAGCTTCGTACAATGAGGAGGAGGATTTCCAACAAAGAAGTGGTAAGGGCAAGTGAGAATGTTTCTGCAGTTTTGCAACGAAAACTGCCACCTAAATGCAAAGATCCAGGTAGTTGCACAATCCCTTGTGTTATTGGTAACACCAAGTTTGAACATGCCATGTTAGATTTAGGTGCTTCCATTAACGTCATGCCATACTCTATTTATGCATCTATGAACTTAGGAGAGCTTAAAAACGATGGCGTTATAATTCAATTAGCCGATCGTTCTAATACATATCCGAAAGGAGTTTTGGAAGATGTTTTGGTGCAGGTGATATTTCCAGCATATTTTTATGTGCTTGAGATGGAGGATTTGGCCCATTCTACACCATTGCCAATCTTACTTGGACGACCTTTCATGAAAATAGCCCGATCCAAGATCGATGTGTTCAAGGGGACGTTGACAATGGAATTTGATGGCAATATCAttgattttcatatttttgaaGTCATAAGGTACCCAATTGTTGATCACTCATGTTTCTCTATTGATGCATTTGATTCTTTGGCTCAGGAATATCTCGAATCCCTAGATAGGGATGCCCTTGAAACCACTATTGCTCAAGGAATTGAACTCATCACCAATGGGGCTGAACCTAATCATGAAGAAATTGGCGAGATGGTGGCTGCCCTTGAGTCATTGCCACAATATGTTGGTAAGCCTCCAATCCCAATTCCAATTCCCGTTTCTACTAACAAGTTGTTACCTTCGGTGATTCAGGCACCCACTCTTGGGCTTAAACCGTTACCGAATCATTTGAAGTATGTCTTCTTAGGAGATAAAGAGACTTTGCCCGTCATAGTCTCTTAA
- the LOC18793916 gene encoding zinc finger BED domain-containing protein RICESLEEPER 2, whose product MGDDNEETKTPETQIEEDNNPTPNENDSNPAITENNNTEATISTQAAVNKRKGRSPAWEHFEKKKIRGQIKAVCIHCKNILGASSKNGTRHLLDHVKSCLYKRQRTIDQSMLNPTKLSDGTVKLGTYNFNHDHARKALANMIILHEYPLSMVDHIGFKMYSNTLQPLFKVCSRNTIKKDIFKVFEVEREKTMKLLDTNRSRIVITTDMWTSNNQKRGFMTITSHFIDDAWNLQSRLIRFIYVPCPHTAEELADALLECMFEWNLDRKFSTLTVDNCSTNDSMTVIVLDKICSSSLMLDGRLFHMQCCAHILNLVVRDGLEVIKKSIEKIRYSVAFWLGTQKKEEKFLEAARQLRVPTSKMLELDCKTRWNSTYSMFKTAMIYKDVFPRLKQREPLYKEVPSESDWAKTKELVDKLAMFYDVTNICAIRLTKFEKYWDTMHGLMGVASILDPRYKMKQIEFLCPLIYLNNAAQEIKKYKDILYDLIKEYQSRSQQSQQVQSESLIPTSSSRPSMPKLDLVKQLDVFVSYSTTHGHVKSELDHYLEESLLPRNDDDDFDILCWWKSNGIKYPTLHDIARYILAIPVSTVASESCFSTSGRIISPHHSRLHSKTVEALMCTRDWLWSEIRASSPNENEARRVTVQDEEVDNNEEEDWFSNLRLDGFIVLTEKVSKDLD is encoded by the exons atGGGTGATGACAATGAAGAGACTAAAACTCCTGAAACCCAAATTGAGGAGGATAACAACCCTAcaccaaatgaaaatgatagcAATCCTGCAATAACTGAAAATAACAACACGGAAGCCACAATTTCAACTCAAGCTGCTGTGAATAAAAGGAAAGGTAGATCTCCTGCTTGGgaacattttgaaaagaaaaaaattagaggTCAAATAAAAGCTGTGTGCATTCATTGTAAGAATATCTTAGGCGCAAGTAGCAAGAATGGGACTAGACATTTACTTGATCATGTAAAGTCTTGTCTTTATAAAAGACAAAGAACCATAGATCAATCAATGTTGAATCCTACAAAGTTGAGTGATGGGACTGTCAAACTTGGCACTTATAATTTTAACCACGACCATGCTAGGAAGGCACTTGCAAATATGATTATTCTTCACGAGTATCCATTATCTATGGTTGATCATATTGGATTCAAGATGTATTCCAATACTTTGCAACCATTATTTAAGGTGTGTTCTCGAAACACAATCAAGAAGGACATATTTAAGGTTTTTGAAGTTGAGAGGGAGAAAACAATGAAGTTGTTGGACACCAACAGAAGTAGAATTGTCATTACAACGGATATGTGGACATCGAATAATCAAAAGAGAGGATTCATGACTATCACATCACATTTCATTGATGATGCATGGAATTTACAAAGCCGACTAATAAG GTTTATATATGTTCCATGTCCACACACGGCAGAGGAACTTGCTGATGCTTTATTGGAATGCATGTTCGAATGGAATCTTGACCGTAAGTTTTCTACCTTAACTGTAGATAATTGTTCTACAAATGATTCCATGACTGTGATAGTGTTAGATAAGATTTGCTCGAGTTCACTTATGTTAGATGGACGTTTATTCCACATGCAGTGTTGTGCtcatattttgaatttggtaGTGAGAGATGGCTTAGAggtgattaaaaaaagtattgaGAAAATTAGGTACAGTGTTGCATTTTGGctaggaacccaaaaaaaagaggagaaatttCTTGAAGCGGCCAGGCAGTTGAGAGTTCCAACCTCTAAAATGTTAGAACTTGATTGTAAGACTAGATGGAACTCTACATATTCCATGTTTAAGACTGCAATGATATACAAAGATGTTTTTCCTCGTTTGAAGCAACGTGAGCCGTTGTACAAAGAAGTGCCTAGTGAAAGTGATTGGGCAAAGACAAAGGAGCTTGTTGATAAGTTGGCCATGTTTTATGATGTGACT AATATTTGTGCTATTAGATTAACAAAGTTTGAGAAATATTGGGATACAATGCATGGTTTGATGGGAGTTGCAAGTATTTTGGATCCAAGGTATAAGATgaaacaaattgaatttttatgcCCTCTAATATATCTAAACAATGCAGCTCAAGAGATTAAGAAATATAAAGATATTCTCTATGACTTGATCAAGGAATATCAGTCAAGATCTCAACAAAGTCAACAGGTGCAATCTGAATCTTTGATTCCTACTTCTTCATCTAGACCATCTATGCCTAAACTTGATTTGGTAAAGCAATTGGATGTGTTTGTTTCTTACTCCACTACCCATGGACATGTTAAATCTGAGTTGGATCATTATCTAGAAGAGTCTCTTTTACCTaggaatgatgatgatgattttgatatATTATGTTGGTGGAAATCAAATGGGATCAAATATCCTACTTTGCATGATATTGCTAGATATATTTTGGCCATTCCTGTATCCACAGTTGCTTCAGAGTCTTGCTTTAGTACTAGTGGAAGGATTATAAGCCCTCATCATAGCCGGCTTCATTCAAAAACAGTAGAGGCATTGATGTGCACTCGCGATTGGTTATGGAGTGAGATAAGAG CTTCAAGCCCTAATGAGAACGAAGCTAGAAGAGTCACCGTTCAAGATGAAGAAGTTGATAATAATGAGGAAGAG GATTGGTTTTCTAATTTAAGACTAGATGGATTTATTGTGCTTACTGAAAAAGTTTCTAAAGATTTGGATTGA